In Bombus fervidus isolate BK054 chromosome 11, iyBomFerv1, whole genome shotgun sequence, a single genomic region encodes these proteins:
- the Stj gene encoding voltage-dependent calcium channel subunit straightjacket isoform X3 encodes MRLRFLPAIVILILIEAHGDNISSDKVGTWAKQLGFELSQLGKFVTNVDKFTESYKQAAVKPRDGTALVHEIAKDIKAMMESKISAIKRIMDVAETSALSAPDADPPESFLYINAKNNTIELKHSAHFGGQVNLTMSAVHVPTNVYDRASNVIRAIKWSEELDKTFINNYEQDPSLSWQYFGSATGFMRQYPAMNWLMEPVDLFDCRTRSWYIEAATSPKDILILIDTSGSMTGIRREIARHVVNNILDTLGNNDFVNIITFSNVTKEVVPCFNDTLVQANLANVRELKRAIMNLDTEKIANFSLALTTAFELLGTYRTEREGARCNQAIMLITDGVPYNYKEIFETYNWEDNSNEPFKADMPVRMFTYLIGREVADVKEVQWMACANRGYFVHLCTLAEVREEVLKYVPVMARPLVLGRTDHPTIWTPVYADVTDPKMTDWLWEQRESEEQKERFLMLHSRKRFFNAEERDRRFVKKQRKSHDQSGDLQEYRLMTSVSMPVFDRRENATRIADLLGVAGTDVPIEEIQKLMMPHLLGVNGYAFIVTNNGFILIHPDLRPVFQGILKPAYNSVDMAEVELMDQDREPREFDEGIITLRDDVVDQKNGSVTLHTKYHYDDMKRVGRVRRKYDYTGIPNTPFTVVVSLPEHEHIGNYRVHATEEIHRSHVSGKNVSDYFTGKNWRVHPHWLYCKYHYEDDRPFNTSEEQLVHFLQRTRQPGWRWNDMKQPSQPPEYSATNSGNDTHRKSKPTPYKADKDSYYCDRDLLLSLVFDAKVTQWFANPKTAREEAGPLARLMNLLPRKDFQQRFGVTLAFMATHSGLTRWKDFMINEEETIPDDHFSKMYPRAIDEVWYKRAVEQHYVNSDSFVFSVPIDEEGADNTTLVTASRAIFIGTDKEKAPAAVVGFQFQHTALQALFQNITFSCKGGEKCTDCAADNWACYLIDDNGYVIAAEDKSDAGKFFGKLKGPIMSSLVKEGVFEKIRIFDYQAVCFKSKQTSNDGSILLTPWKHMQQMVSWLIGQAAWAWAKAGIWESDYAEAYAYPNEDEGMHEDYQESEEKPPIDPKEERLFDQKVLINRTRPEACDQEVYLYLRNASFNLSNTDVGANTGCKYIVQPVEYSNMLLLVVNIDESCEQMMMPPLSVIPEEIIYENNSLVCQKALTSLKRKRPQSCIRSHARESEIKDLCGLASNVAPNVYLLHLLSLIYTLVHRLVFGQH; translated from the exons ATGAGGCTCCGTTTCCTGCCTGCTATTGTCATCCTGATCCTGATCGAGGCACATGGTGACAACATATCGTCCGACAA agtgggaacaTGGGCAAAACAGTTGGGTTTCGAGTTGTCGCAGTTGGGCAAGTTTGTGACCAACGTGGACAAGTTCACCGAGAGCTACAAACAGGCAGCAGTGAAGCCACGTGATGGCACTGCTTTAGTCCACGAGATCGCTAAAGACATCAAAGCCATGATGGAATCGAAGATATCAGCTATTAAG AGAATCATGGATGTCGCGGAAACATCAGCCTTGTCCGCTCCAGATGCCGATCCTCCGGAGTCCTTCTTATATATCAACGCAAAGAACAACACGATCGAACTGAAACACAGTGCTCACTTCGGCGGTCAAGTCAATTTAACCATGTCGGCAGTTCACGTTCCGACGAACGTCTATGATCGAGCATCCAACGTAATTAGAGCGATCAAATGGTCCGAGGAGTTGGATAAAACCTTCATCAACAACTACGAACAAGATCCTTCGTTGTCTTGGCAATATTTTGGTAGCGCGACTGGTTTCATGAGACAATATCCTGCGATGAACTGGTTGATGGAGCCTGTGGATTTGTTCGACTGCAGAACCAGAAGTTGGTACATCGAGGCAGCTACCAGTCCAAAAGACATTCTTATTCTTATAGATACTTCCGGTAGTATGACAGGGATTCGCAGAGAAATTGCTAGACACGTAGTGAATAATATTCTGGACACTCTTGGAAACAATGATTTTGTTAACATCATAACGTTCTCCAACGTTACGAAAGAG GTGGTGCCATGTTTCAACGACACCTTAGTACAAGCTAATTTAGCGAACGTGAGGGAATTAAAGAGAGCTATCATGAATTTAGACACGGAGAAGATCGCGAATTTCTCCCTGGCCTTGACCACCGCATTCGAGCTCCTCGGAACCTATCGAACCGAGAGAGAAGGAGCCAGGTGCAACCAAGCGATTATGCTGATAACAGACGGCGTTCCTTACAACTACAAGGAGATCTTCGAGACATACAACTGGGAAGATAATTCCAACGAACCCTTTAAAGCTGACATGCCTGTCAGAATGTTCACTTATCTGATTGGCAGAGAAGTGGCAGACGTAAAGGAGGTGCAGTGGATGGCCTGTGCTAACAGAGGTTACTTCGTGCATCTCTGCACCTTGGCTGAAGTGAGGGAAGAG GTCCTTAAATATGTTCCTGTAATGGCAAGACCATTGGTTCTCGGTCGTACGGATCATCCAACGATTTGGACTCCGGTCTACGCCGACGTGACAGATCCAAAGATGACCGATTGGTTGTGGGAGCAAAGAGAAAGCGAAGAACAGAAGGAGAGATTCCTCATGCTTCACAGTAGGAAAAGATTCTTCAATGCCGAGGAACGAGATCGCAGATTCGTGAAAAAGCAGAGGAAATCGCATGACCAGAGCGGCGATCTTCAGGAATACAGGCTAATGACTTCGGTTAGCATGCCGGTGTTCGACCGACGAGAGAACGCG ACACGAATCGCAGATCTGCTTGGCGTCGCTGGTACGGATGTTCCTATCGAAGAGATACAGAAACTCATGATGCCACATTTA CTTGGCGTCAATGGATACGCGTTCATTGTGACAAATAACGGTTTCATCCTGATTCATCCGGACCTCCGACCAGTG TTTCAGGGCATCCTAAAACCAGCGTACAATAGCGTCGACATGGCGGAGGTTGAGCTGATGGATCAGGATAGGGAACCCAGGGAGTTCGATGAAGGAATTATTACG CTTCGGGATGACGTGGTCGACCAAAAAAACGGTAGCGTGACACTGCACACGAAATATCATTACGATGATATG AAACGTGTGGGTAGGGTAAGGAGGAAGTACGATTACACAGGTATACCAAATACACCATTCACGGTGGTGGTTAGTCTGCCGGAACATGAGCACATTGGAAATTATCGCGTGCACGCAACCGAAGAAATACATCGTTCACACGTTAGTG GCAAGAACGTGTCTGATTATTTCACTGGTAAAAACTGGCGGGTACATCCACATTGGCTGTACTGCAA GTATCACTATGAAGATGACCGACCGTTCAATACCTCGGAAGAGCAGCTTGTGCACTTCCTACAGCGAACCCGCCAGCCAGGCTGGAGGTGGAATGACATGAAACAGCCATCCCAGCCACCGGAATACTCAGCCACGAATTCCGGTAATGACACTCACCGCAAATCAAAAC CTACGCCATACAAAGCGGACAAAGACTCTTATTACTGCGACAGGGATCTTCTATTGAGTCTGGTTTTCGATGCAAAGGTAACCCAATGGTTCGCGAATCCCAAAACTGCACGCGAAGAGGCAGG ACCTTTAGCTAGGCTGATGAATCTGCTGCCCAG GAAAGATTTCCAACAACGTTTCGGCGTAACGCTTGCCTTCATGGCTACCCATAGTGGTCTGACAAGATGGAAAGACTTCAtgataaacgaagaagaaactaTTCCTGATGATCACTTCAGTAAGATGTATCCCAGAGCTATCGACGAAGTGTGGTACAAGCGTGCTGTGGAACAGCACTACGTGAATTCGGATAGCTTCGTCTTTTCCGTGCCAATCGACGAAGAAGGGGCAGACAACACTACTCTTGTCACTGCTAGTCGTGCCATATTTATCG gAACTGATAAGGAAAAGGCGCCAGCTGCGGTTGTTGGTTTCCAATTCCAACATACCGCTCTTCAGGCTCTCTTTCAGAATATTACATTTAGTTGCAAAGGAGGTGAAAAATGCACAGATTGCGCTGCGGATAACTGGGCCTGCTACTTGATCGACGACAATGGATACGTGATCGCAGCCGAAGATAAATCTGATGCTGGGAAATTCTTTGGTAAACTGAAAGGACCAATTATGTCTAGTTTGGTAAAAGAAGGTGTCTTCGAAAAAATCAGAATATTCGACTATCAAGCAGTCTGCTTCAAAAGTAAGCAAACTAGTAATGATGGAAGCATTTTGTTGACG CCATGGAAACACATGCAACAGATGGTTTCGTGGCTCATCGGCCAAGCAGCCTGGGCTTGGGCTAAAGCTGGAATTTGGGAATCCGACTACGCAGAAGCGTATGCTTATCCAAACGAAGATGAAGGTATGCATGAAGACTATCAGGAAAGCGAAGAGAAACCACCGATAGATCCTAAGGAAGAGAGGCTATTCGACCAAAAGGTTTTGATCAATCGAACACGACCAGAAGCTTGCGATCAAGAG GTATATCTGTACTTGCGAAACGCATCCTTCAATTTGTCCAACACAGATGTAGGCGCAAATACAGGATGTAAATACATCGTACAACCAGTTGAATACAGTAACATGCTTCTTCTGGTTGTGAACATTGATGAGAGCTGCGAGCAAATGATGATGCCTCCTTTGAGCGTCATTCCAGAAGAAATAATCTACGAGAATAATTCACTGGTATGCCAGAAGGCGCTCACTTCATTAAAACGAAAGAGACCTCAATCCTGTATTCGTAGTCACGCGAGAGAGAGCGAGATCAAAGATCTTTGCGGTTTAGCTTCGAATGTGGCGCCGAACGTCTACCTCCTTCAtcttttatcattaatttacaCTTTGGTTCACCGACTCGTTTTTGGTCAACATTAA